A genome region from Magnetococcales bacterium includes the following:
- a CDS encoding tetratricopeptide repeat protein, which produces MSDQNTLTLPEAINLALGHQKSGRLQQAETIYRQILQASPNHPDANHLLGILSQQTGHHEMAVSLISKAIQVRPNVPNLHLNLGNALVSTGKLEQAVNSFEQAIFLKPDYLEAHVNLGSTWQQLNKHPQAIESLQNALHLHPDLPELHLALGRSLQETGQLEEATACFNRSLALNPKDIKALLHLGMVLAKNAKNQEAKTCFQQILTLEPNIPQAHFNLGNIFQKEGDHTQAADCFQSALALRPNHAETHYNLGKLFLLQNNYKKAIPCFRKALTLKPGIPDILNNLGIALWETGMLSDSVTHFKHALSLDPDHTQALHNLGRALASCGQPEQAIICYQKGHERQPNSAKHHNYYLFMLNYLHIDNPTKIIDSHTKWDRIHGKVGREKIFSHDLAGRETKNRLRIGYVSPDFRTHAVSYFIEPILQNHDRNRFEIFAYAEVPKPDATTYKLQSRVDTWRSTVGLSNEQLARTIYEDQIDILVDLAGHSADNRLVAFTYKPAPIQATYLGYFATTGLKNMDYWITDTAIHPHDDMQWASETLHRLPRCYMCYQPRAGLPKPVQSPRKDGNVVFGSFNNMSKITPKILDAWSQILLRVNGSRLLMKSNDFSDPHLTKKMLENFTRHGVKPERIRIVAKVPTYNDHMGMYSEIDIALDTFPYTGATTTADTLWMGVPVVTLAGNHFVERMSLSLLSAVGHPEWCAENLEAYMALAVEMAAQGPRSSEERQTLRQQMAASPLCDPQDMTRSLEEAYEEMWRIKTAKQGK; this is translated from the coding sequence GTGAGCGACCAAAACACTCTGACTCTTCCTGAGGCCATAAACTTGGCATTAGGCCATCAAAAATCAGGTCGTTTGCAACAGGCTGAAACCATTTATCGACAAATATTGCAGGCCAGCCCCAACCATCCCGACGCCAACCACCTCCTCGGAATTCTTTCTCAACAGACGGGCCATCATGAAATGGCCGTAAGCTTGATCAGCAAAGCCATCCAGGTCCGCCCCAATGTTCCCAACCTCCACCTAAACCTGGGCAATGCCTTGGTAAGCACCGGAAAACTGGAGCAGGCTGTCAACAGCTTTGAACAAGCCATATTTCTCAAACCGGATTATTTGGAGGCCCACGTCAACCTGGGATCAACTTGGCAACAGTTAAACAAACATCCCCAAGCTATTGAAAGTTTACAAAATGCCTTGCACCTGCACCCCGATCTGCCGGAACTTCACCTGGCTCTCGGTCGCTCTCTTCAGGAAACAGGACAGCTTGAGGAGGCAACTGCCTGTTTCAACAGATCCCTTGCCCTCAACCCCAAAGATATCAAAGCACTTCTCCATCTTGGAATGGTATTGGCAAAAAATGCCAAAAACCAGGAGGCCAAAACCTGTTTCCAGCAAATTTTGACACTTGAGCCCAATATTCCCCAAGCACATTTCAATTTGGGAAATATTTTTCAAAAAGAGGGTGATCACACCCAGGCTGCTGACTGTTTTCAAAGCGCTCTAGCACTCCGCCCCAACCATGCCGAAACCCATTATAATCTTGGCAAACTCTTTCTGTTACAAAACAACTACAAAAAGGCCATACCCTGTTTCCGCAAAGCCCTGACTCTGAAACCCGGCATACCGGATATACTCAACAACCTAGGCATCGCTCTTTGGGAAACCGGCATGTTAAGTGACTCGGTCACTCATTTCAAACATGCGCTCTCTCTCGATCCAGACCATACCCAAGCCTTACACAATCTCGGTCGTGCCCTTGCGAGTTGTGGTCAACCGGAACAGGCAATCATCTGTTATCAAAAAGGCCATGAACGCCAGCCAAATTCTGCAAAACATCATAACTATTATCTGTTTATGCTCAATTATCTTCACATCGACAATCCAACAAAAATTATCGACAGCCACACAAAATGGGACCGAATCCATGGCAAAGTCGGTCGAGAAAAAATTTTCTCCCATGACTTGGCCGGAAGAGAGACGAAAAACCGCTTGCGGATCGGCTATGTATCCCCTGATTTTCGAACCCATGCTGTCAGTTATTTTATCGAGCCCATCTTGCAAAACCATGATCGGAATCGGTTTGAAATATTTGCCTATGCCGAAGTACCCAAGCCAGATGCAACAACGTATAAATTGCAATCACGGGTGGACACTTGGCGTTCGACGGTCGGGTTGAGTAACGAACAACTGGCCCGGACCATCTATGAGGACCAAATCGATATCCTGGTTGATCTGGCTGGCCATTCAGCTGACAACCGCCTAGTGGCTTTCACTTACAAGCCAGCCCCGATTCAAGCCACCTATCTGGGCTATTTTGCCACCACCGGTTTGAAAAACATGGATTACTGGATCACCGATACCGCCATCCACCCCCACGATGACATGCAGTGGGCTTCCGAGACGCTTCATCGTCTGCCACGTTGTTATATGTGCTATCAACCCCGTGCCGGTCTGCCCAAGCCCGTACAAAGCCCCCGGAAGGATGGGAACGTAGTTTTTGGATCCTTCAACAACATGAGCAAAATCACGCCAAAGATACTTGATGCCTGGAGCCAAATATTGCTTAGAGTTAATGGATCCCGTTTGTTAATGAAAAGTAATGATTTTTCCGACCCACACCTGACCAAGAAAATGCTGGAAAATTTCACCCGCCACGGGGTCAAACCGGAACGGATTCGCATCGTTGCCAAAGTTCCCACCTACAACGACCACATGGGTATGTATTCAGAAATAGATATCGCCCTGGATACTTTTCCCTATACCGGCGCCACCACTACGGCGGATACTTTGTGGATGGGCGTTCCGGTGGTGACCCTGGCAGGAAACCATTTTGTCGAACGCATGAGCCTGAGCCTGTTGTCGGCGGTGGGACATCCAGAGTGGTGCGCTGAAAATTTGGAGGCCTATATGGCGCTGGCGGTTGAAATGGCAGCCCAGGGACCCAGGAGCAGTGAAGAACGGCAAACGCTTCGTCAACAGATGGCTGCATCCCCGTTGTGTGACCCACAAGACATGACCCGAAGCCTGGAAGAGGCCTACGAAGAGATGTGGCGAATAAAAACGGCTAAACAGGGCAAATAA
- a CDS encoding sulfotransferase domain-containing protein: MWTFNVTRALLQQGGLEVVPKQVPQNDQGMIDAAHEVIQNGPDNTVAVTKSHSRVHPGVPYSRFITPHRDPRDAMVSFMHFMGCDFARGLLAAQEMTGIVDHYRGFLPNIILHLDYSTITDQPREAIATIAQFLGLTPGKKAIAEIENRFQKKKVADLFHQTEIGVEERIERGEKIDQQELTANTDKTVRAFDLETGFQSGHVSDNQPGDWQRILSSEQQAQLQEHLGEWLGKNGYQN; this comes from the coding sequence ATGTGGACCTTTAACGTCACCCGTGCCCTACTCCAACAAGGGGGCTTGGAGGTGGTGCCCAAACAGGTGCCGCAAAATGATCAGGGGATGATCGATGCCGCCCATGAGGTGATTCAAAATGGCCCCGACAACACGGTCGCCGTGACCAAAAGCCACTCCCGCGTTCATCCCGGCGTCCCTTACTCCCGCTTCATCACCCCCCACCGGGATCCCCGGGATGCCATGGTTTCCTTCATGCATTTTATGGGCTGTGATTTTGCCAGGGGGCTTCTAGCGGCTCAAGAAATGACCGGCATCGTGGATCACTATCGCGGTTTTCTCCCCAACATCATTCTGCACCTGGACTATTCCACCATCACCGATCAACCCAGAGAGGCCATCGCCACTATCGCCCAATTTTTGGGATTGACACCGGGGAAGAAGGCTATCGCTGAGATCGAAAACCGCTTTCAGAAAAAGAAGGTAGCCGATCTGTTTCACCAAACTGAAATCGGTGTTGAGGAGCGGATAGAACGGGGGGAAAAGATCGATCAGCAGGAGTTGACTGCGAACACCGATAAAACGGTCAGAGCCTTTGATCTGGAGACCGGCTTTCAATCGGGGCACGTTTCTGACAATCAGCCTGGGGATTGGCAGCGCATTTTATCCTCTGAGCAGCAAGCCCAGCTCCAGGAGCATTTGGGAGAGTGGCTGGGAAAAAACGGCTACCAAAATTAA
- a CDS encoding tetratricopeptide repeat protein → MKEEKSSNNGQTQLTVDAAYAQAIDHFNAERYTESDKLCTAIIQVVPVHIDAINLLGVIAQKLDRYDLAVDQFQKAINIDNNRALLYYNLGASYYQLGRIEEAIKALNTALEREPGNSQIINFLNGIISKQCPDIGISNQQYIEQTTKFSFDGKETNLYAILSYSRSNNVDAYLILDAAFKQDVLMAKEKSLLCGFVGFVKGKSKLIKSQLYQDVFAAYIIGDNFKKTFLEFGATDGVSLSNTYLLDMHMGWDGILCEPSPQWHSGLKNNRAKTKILTDCIWTKTGETLDFFMSDVGVLSTLDSFKYSDINSMPGNASARNKVGKKIKVKTISLNDVVSQYYEGVAPSYISVDTEGSEFDIISSFDFTNYRPIVWTVEHNFTTHQKKIDEIMLKNGYKRVFENITSFDAWYVDQEHYNYLNLPKDLP, encoded by the coding sequence ATGAAAGAAGAGAAATCATCCAACAATGGTCAAACACAACTCACAGTTGATGCGGCATATGCACAGGCTATCGACCATTTTAACGCTGAACGTTATACCGAGTCAGACAAGCTATGCACAGCGATTATCCAAGTGGTTCCTGTCCACATTGATGCAATAAATTTATTAGGTGTTATTGCTCAAAAACTTGATCGCTACGACTTGGCTGTCGATCAGTTTCAAAAAGCTATAAACATTGATAATAACAGAGCATTATTATACTACAATTTAGGGGCTTCATATTATCAACTGGGACGAATTGAAGAGGCTATCAAAGCTCTGAATACAGCTTTGGAAAGGGAACCTGGAAACAGCCAAATAATTAATTTTTTAAACGGCATAATCAGCAAGCAATGCCCTGATATTGGAATCAGTAATCAACAATATATAGAACAGACCACGAAATTCAGTTTTGACGGCAAAGAAACCAACCTATATGCAATCTTATCATACTCACGCTCTAATAATGTGGATGCTTATTTGATTTTGGATGCTGCTTTCAAGCAAGACGTATTAATGGCTAAAGAAAAAAGTTTGCTTTGTGGGTTTGTTGGTTTCGTCAAAGGCAAATCTAAATTGATCAAATCTCAACTTTACCAAGATGTTTTTGCTGCATATATCATAGGAGATAATTTCAAAAAGACTTTTCTTGAATTTGGAGCTACAGATGGGGTGTCTTTATCGAATACTTATTTGTTAGACATGCATATGGGATGGGATGGTATATTATGTGAGCCCAGCCCGCAATGGCATTCAGGATTAAAGAATAATAGAGCAAAAACAAAAATATTAACAGACTGCATTTGGACAAAAACTGGAGAGACTCTTGATTTCTTTATGTCAGATGTGGGAGTTCTATCAACTCTAGATTCTTTTAAGTATAGCGATATAAATTCTATGCCTGGGAATGCTTCAGCTCGTAATAAGGTCGGGAAAAAAATAAAAGTAAAAACAATTTCTTTGAATGATGTTGTAAGCCAGTATTATGAAGGAGTGGCTCCATCATATATTTCAGTCGATACAGAGGGGAGTGAATTTGATATAATTAGCTCGTTTGATTTTACTAATTATCGTCCAATCGTTTGGACTGTTGAGCATAATTTCACAACGCATCAGAAAAAAATTGATGAAATCATGTTGAAGAATGGTTATAAGAGGGTGTTTGAAAATATTACCTCATTCGATGCATGGTATGTTGATCAAGAGCACTACAATTATCTAAATCTACCAAAAGACCTGCCGTAG